Below is a window of Malania oleifera isolate guangnan ecotype guangnan chromosome 1, ASM2987363v1, whole genome shotgun sequence DNA.
ATGTATTAAGGACAACATTGTCCTCTATTTTTAAGGTATTAGGGACGATGTTCATCTCCAAATTTATCAGGGATGGCTATTGTCCCTAAATGTATGAGTATCAGATACGAAGTCGTCCTCAAATGTATTAGGGGATGAATGTATAGGAGACGACTGCGGGGACGACAATGAGAGGTGACAAAGCACTCAAACCATAGTCAAGCGTCTCTAGAGAGGGatgagagcttctctctctaacttgatGATGAGAGGTGACTTTCTTGCTTTGAATTTACTCCGCCCCATTTATAATCTAACTCCCTCTAACATGCACTCATGCACTCAAATATGTGTATAgaatgtaaaatatatatttgacAATATTGAAATCTAAATAAAGATTTTGGGGAAGGTTTGGGGGGGAGTGGAAGGTAGGTTTTAGGAGTTCATCCCACAAAACCCAACTTTGTTTTTGATTGTTTAACcctttagggttagggatttggcGCTTATTTTACAACTAGGTAATACCATAACCCCAACAAGCAACACCATTGTAGGCCACATAGCAACACAAGATCACCATCATAGGCAACATGACAACTTTGTAGCAAACTACGTTAAATttagtgattattataatatatataaatatatatatatatatatatatatatgagacaATTAATAACTTTTTTTAGACAAAATAACCCTTGTAAGCCTAagaaattttattattaataaattttgcaAAATGAGCATGGCAAAAATGCCCATAAGAAGTAAAAAGGGCAAGAAATTATTTTGGGAAGCCAGATAaccaaaaaaaatagaaataacgtattaaaaacatataaaaattaattgaACTATAAGAATAAAAAGGGATAAATTTTTTgaggaattaaataattattataaaataaaaaatacactaTATCTACATTACGTGGGTAGCATAGTATACATTAATAAAACAACATATACTATAAATTGCAATTTTTACCTATTCACATAACATAAATTTTACGAATTACACTGTactattcaaaaattttaattcaatatatattttaacttaataattaaagaaattttatttatttattcataaaatttaattcattttttacATAGTGAATATAAATGATATTTGAAACTTCGCAACATTTGATCAGTCCTACTTTTGTTTGATTCTTGTCATTGAGAAATCGCTTTTAAGTTAGATGGAGttgaaactaaaataaaatgatGTAGCTTagcaaaaaaaaagaatataaaagtatttttgttattttagttAATGTATGTTAACTCATTTCCACTTTTGATGGTTTAGGGGGCGGGTAAGTGTTGTTATAAAAAGTTTAAGGGAACAGTTGTTTTGGATGTTATAGTTTAGGGGTGTaattatatttttcttaatttttaagaaACATCAATTTACAAATTTATCtattataaaaatttttattttatatttagacTTGAAAAGAAAAGGAGGACATTTTAGATACAATGAGGAGAAGAATATAATGCATAAATGAACAATGTTGTCTCTTTATTTAGTTAATAGTAAAGACATTGCTTGCATATTTGCAATATTAATTTGAAACTTTGTTTGAGGTCCATGTAAGTATGGTGCTTGGAACTATATATCTTTGCAATTTGAGAATCCCAATGGTTGATGAAGGAGACTAAAGTTTTTTGTGTAAAATCTTAAAACATAGATTGACAGGTTGATTCGACTGATTAAATCAATATTTGGAGTTGATTTGTGGAATCTAATAATTATTTAGGGCAATATTCACATCCATAATAAGAAGTAACggtttttcttttctcttctttcctttttctctttttttttacgAAAAATCCCAATTTTATTGATAGCCCCACTTATGAtcgaggaataccgtggttacaagcaGAACACGTGGAATTTATAAATAAACTATCAATATCATCCCACCaatacttaaaaataaaaaaaccagaACCATTATCCAACTAAAACAATTTAAACAAGCCTAAATAAAATCAAAACCAAACAAAACAAACATGAACAAATTACCTGCAAAATGATGTCAATTACCTGCAAACATAAATCAAAGGAAAATAGGGAAAACCAAATTGTGACAATTAATGACGAAGGCTTGGAttactcatcttatccatacgaATGAGACATCTAATTTTATTTGGTAACAAATCACCTTCATGGACTAGCTCACTATCATAACAATATTATCATTGGCGAGCTCATATGTGGTCACGAAGAGCATTGCCTTGAAGTGCTTGTTGCTAGCAAAGAGAGAGTAACCCTTGAGCTTTAGGTGAATATTAAAGacataaattaatatttttatttgattaattgattaTGTGAACAATGAATTTTTCCAACGTACGATGTTACTAAAATTAAAGGAACTGTAATTTTAcgcaaaaaatttaaaatataaagaaatttaatatacacTATCTGCTGATTTCAAATAGTGGATTGCTGCTTCATGAATGTTTAATAAAGATTCGTGGTCACTTCTAAAATCTGCAAGACGAAAACATGCTATTGGGAGGTTTTGGTGGTCTCTGGGGAATCTTTCCAATGTTTAAGTTAGTGAATAGGTGTGAAGAATTGAAAGGTAGAGATTTTAAAGGGGgtgagagagttttgagtttggTTGTGTGTACTTACCTTGAGGGAGAGAGTTCCTCCTATTCTTATGGCCTAGTCTTTGCCCGCATGGCTCGTTTCCATGACTAGATGCTATTGTCATTCGTGTGTGGGCATTTCATCCTTGACGTGTATGGTTATTCATGAGTTAATAACTGCTTATGTACAATTATTATGTGTGTGTGGGTTTGTATGTAGTCATGACTACTTTGAGCATAACAATTGGTTAGTTCCTTCTCATTTTGTGGCGCACCAAGTTGACTTGATATCCACATAACCGGCACATGGTTGCAAAGCACTGAGTTGATTTGCTCTTCCACGTGACCTGCATGTGGATGAGTTGTGTAGAGCAAACCAACTCTTCCATGTGACTACACGTGGGTGATTAAGGTGTCACAAACCGagtattttcacaccgttgtgaagggccgtgtggtactagctaaaacactcttgttttaactagccagcctattgtttaccaacattcatccacgaagcactttcattagcattcattcaaatagtagcggaaacagtaatcaattcatgaaagttgtggcaagcaagcagtaaacattgaagcaaacgtaattcattaacaaatcttccgttgacattgtgtacttagcgagggaggcaagtaggctaagcacattgacaattgctagtgagttttacaataattgatgaacactcaccctcccctaaagaggtttttatgtaattatcatcctgacactaggaaacatcaaagtgaccgaggagtcatactgccttcttacaaagactctactagcagaaaataaccctacactagtatttacatgatggaaacccatcccaagcacacgagataagcggtcacagacaggcataatgccctgaacaatcTTAACTCGTGACACAAGGCAAGGCAGAGTTGCACGTAACAAATCTGGTCTTCCACGTGACATGCACATAGGGAGCTACAAAGAGCTAACCTACTCTTCCACGTGACTTACATGTTGTGAGCAAATTGCGTAGAGTAGCTAGACCTGCTCTTTCATGTGACCTATATGTGGGCAAACTACGTAGAATTGACCTACTCTTCCATGTGACCTACACATAAGTAAGGAGTGAAGAGCTCACTTATTCTTCAATGTGACTAGTGTGTGGCTAAGTTGACCTACTCTTCTATGTGGCTTACACATGGTCGAATTGGTCTACTCCTTCACGTGATCTGCATATAACTGATTTAGTCTACTATTCCACATGACTTGCAAATGGTTGAACTAATTTGCTCCTTCACATGACTTACACATATTCGAACTAAACTGCTGGCTACTTTACATTCACGGGGTTAAGCTACCTTCTTCCTTAAATTTCTATCTTaaatggatatcaatataacacTATCTAtactaaataagaaaataaattccTTTTAAATGAAAAAAGCAAAACGTTCTCAATTGACAAATACTttaccaacatttaacattttaaccattttaataatttaatttatttactaATCACTCTCATAACCAACTCAACTTCCCCTAATAATAAATTGTCACATGTCCTTTTATCAAGTAAcgaattaaattcttaaattccATTAAAAATTATTGTATATAAATTTGTACTTTTCAATTATATTTtcataacaaataaaaaatttaaaaataaaattatgggTACCGAACgacgaataataataataataataatatattcaaATTAGATTTAAATACtattcaatttttattattttttcagccattatttaaaaaaaaaataaatagccaacaacaataaaataattaaGAGATCCCTTATTTTTGAAATTACAACCCAAGGGTTTATGTTATGCTTTTCTTGTTATTGGAGTGTGAACACCTGCGGATTGGTTAACCTGATCATCATTCGTCAAATCTCCTTGGCGCCCGCCCGCCTTATCCTTTCCACGCCACTTCCTTCTACACCCCCAACCAGAAAAACCGTCCCCTCCAGCTCTCAGCCATGTAAACCCCCAACGATGCAAGAATCTCTGCACTTCTCCATCCCCAATGCAAGAATCCCTGCATTTCTCCATCTCCAATGCCTTCCCTTCCCTCCCCAAACCCCATTACCCCTTCCCTCACCTCCATTTTCATCCACTTTCTCGCCCCAGAATCCTCCACTTTCCCATCTCCTCCTCCACCAAAACCTCCATTTCTCTCCCCCCAAGCATCCCCAAAACAGCCCCAGAAATCATCCCCTCAAACCACCCACCACCATCCCTCTCCACAAGCCCCAACTCTGAATTCCAAGAGAAAATGCTGTACCTGGAATCCATCGGCATTGACATCTTCCGCCTCGTCGCCGAGCACCCTCCGATCGTCTCCGCGTCCCTTGTGGACATCAAATCCACCGTCGACTTCATGACATCCATGGATTTCACCGCCGTCGAGTTCCGCCGAATCGTCGGCATGTGCCCGGAGGTTCTGAATTGCAAGGCGTCCGATATCGTCCCCGTCTTTACCTTCCTCCTCCGCGAAGCCCGCGTCGAGGGCTCTAATGTCCGTCGGGTTATAAACCGACGGCCCAGATTGCTCATTTGCAGCGTCGAGAGGCGGCTCCGGCCCACCTTATACTTTCTCCAAAGCATCGGCATCTCAGAGGTAAGCAGGCACACCTCTTTGCTATCTTGCAGTGTTGAAGATAAGCTCATACCCAGAATTGAGTACTTGGAGAAAATTGGGTTTTCGCATCGAGACGCGCTCTCGATGGTGCGGAGGTTTCCGTCACTGTTTTGTTATAGTATTAAGGACAATTTAGAGCCAAAATTCAATTACTTTATTGTGGAAATGGGGAGGGATTTGAGGGAGCTTAAAGAGTTCCCACACTACTTCTCGTTCAGTTTAGAGAATAGAATAAAGCCTAGGCACCAATGTTGTGTGGAGAAGGGTGTGTGTTTTCCGCTGCCTGTAATGTTAAAGACAAGTGAGGCACAGTTTCGTGATAGATTAGATGTATGTTGGAACACATCAATGCCGCGGAGAACTTCTCCTTTGTGGTGTACGAATGCTAATATTAATTCAATATAGAATTCAATTTTTCTGTCTATATGTTTATCTTAATCTTTGAATTGGTTATAGTAAGCAGAAATCTCATTGGATGCATGTATGATTTTGTTGTCTTCTGTTCATTTTACTTAGATCAAGTTCTAAAGATGAATATGAATGGGGTTGGGGTCCTATagttatttattttgcatgttcATTCTGTGTATTGTAGTGGGGGGAGGGGGATTGGGAATAATAAGCTTTTGGGGTCCAATTATCATGCAACTTATGCTTCATTTTGGGAGCATGCCGGCATGGAGATGGAATCTTAGTcttctctttgtaagtgtgtggAATTCAACCAAATTCAAACAATCTTGTACAATGCTTCCAACCCCCTCCCCCCcacccaaaataaaaataaacctcACAAATCCAAATCAAAGTTCAACTCTGAATTCCCACACATTTTTAAGTGAATTTATGCTGTGATTGGATTTATGTATTCAATCAATTACCAACTAACAAGTTTGACTATACTTGAAAGCATGTAGAGGGTTGGGGTTTGTAGGGCCAAGGGCATGGGGCTCATGTACGAAGAATTCTATATGCtatgattttctttctttttttttttttggggggggggggggggggtgtgttcTTGTTGGATTTATGTATTTGTTAAAATTTCTGGCAGCATTGGTTATGTGAGATAGGTTTTTGGGCCTTTGCTCACTGGCTCTCCTAGTGGTTTTTTCTCTTGCATGAATACCTCACTTTGCTATTGAGCTTTGTCATGGTGTTGTTAGATCTTGATTGCGGGGTTAAGTTCAATCCAAATCAAGATTGGATAAAGTTGGGAAGGTTGCAACTTAGTTCATTCTTGAGGAGAATCGGCAACACCAATTGGTGGGTAAGTCTATCATTGGCTGCTGGTACATGGTTCTTGTAGGGATTTTCATAGCAAGGGTTTTCGAACCTTCGCGTGGGTTTCATTAACTATTAGATGGTGATTCATGCGATGAGGGCAGGTAAGTTCTTGGAATTAGGGCATAGATAAAGAGGCAGAAGGTACTTTATCTTTGTTCCTAAAGGGTCCAAAGGAGATGGATGGCTCTGATTTGGGAAATAATTTAGTGCTTCTATGGGTTCTTCTCCCTAGCATTGATGGTGTAGGAAGCAAAAAGATCATTGAGAATCATTCTTGGAGTAAGTAGTTTTGGGAAGTACTGATGATGCTAGTGTTCGTTCAACTGCAAAGAGTGTGTCAGAGGTGGTGTGTATTCGTTGTAGGGGCAAAGATTCAAGAGGAAGTCCTTCGACCTGCTTTGCTTGATCAATTGAAGTTGCTTAAGGCAAGAATTCCGAATTGGGGGTTGAGTACAGAGGGCAGAGGGGGGCTAGGGTTTCCTACATGGACAAAGGATTGATGAAGGTTGGGTGGGTTGGGCTTGGGTCTTTGATGATTACTTTAGACCTGGGTTGATTGTTTGACAGCAATAAAGGCCTATTAAAACCTATTATAGGCCTATTGATTATCAGATTTATGATTCTACCTGGTGCTTGGTTAATGAGAAAGAAAAGCCTTTGAGTAAGCCTCAGTTGGCCCAACTGAATGAGCAGGCCCAAAAGTAGATCCTATTGGCTTTAATATATTGGTTGAATATTGGTCCCAAATCAAAATGAAGTGCATAGTCTTTCTTTTAAAACTTGTGAGGCAGCGGGACTTCATTGCCTTTTGGAGTAGAAGCAAGTTGTGACTACATCAATGCTTTGCTTGACCTCAATGTAGATCCTTAGTGGTCAAGAGGAGAGAAGCAATTTTTCCAAAAGCAGAAAAGAGAAGCAAGTGGAATTAGAAAGGTTGGtttctaaaaattcaaataatattCTTGAGGGTAATTTCCTCttgtttagaaaaaaaatgttagTGGGTGGAGTTTTAGGGATGCAATTTTGAAGGAGCTTCTTCTAAGAATGTTAATTCTTGTGAGAATGATAttaaagattttttatttttggtttagaAGGAATTTTAGTTGGTAAGGGAGCAACTTTAGATAATTTAAGAAATCAAAAGGTTTATGTTCACTATAAGGAAGTGCAAATGGGTTTTGAAATaaggaaaattttgaagaaatccGAGATTCATTTGGTGAGAAAACGAAACGAAATTCTTAAGAGAGATTCAAAAGGTGTGTTAAGTATAGTGGATGAGCCAATTGATGAGAGGCTAATTCTTTCCAGGATAGTAAGAGATCGGGGGATGTTTTAGGTGATGATAGGGTAGGCAATAGTGATTTTGATTGTGAGAGGGGTTTCCTTTCATTTCGAATTTGGGATTAGCATGGTTATTCTTCTAACTCTTCTTCTGATCATCTTGGGTAGGTccgttaaaaaatatttgaaaatcattctgATCTAAACTGAATTGATAATTTGTTTAATCGAGTTGTTTGGTCCAGTcacaaatcctttttttttttaattacaattTTTAGTTATTGGTTCGATTTTGGTTTTTATGTTTATGATCCGATAGTTACCTGAACCaaaccaatatatatatttatttacaatatatattgtttatattatatattactatacagtaatatatataatatatcttaAAGTAACAAAATAGTgtgcacaaatatttttggggtgattaatttatataataaagTGTAAATGCACAAATTAAATCAAATCCCAAGTAAAAtatctaatttttctttaaaaaaattgtagTGGAGATAACCGAACTGAATTGTTAGTTAACCAGACCATCAGTTAACCAAAGGATTCGGATTGGTTTTGGTTCACAAAGACAGTAAACTGAAACCTTTGGTCCGGTTTGATTTCTAGAGGTTTGGTTTGGGTAACCAAAACATAACACCCCTAGTCTCaggatttatcttatgttcaGCTGCCTCCTCTAGAAGGTTTAGatggaattaatatttttgagGATGATATTTCTAATGAAGAGCATAAGGAGAAAGATGCCATTCCAGCTCAAGAAATTTCTGGGGAGGACCTTCAAACTTAGAGTTTGTTAGATAACTTGGGCCTCAATTTGTCTAatcatggaggaaatgaagttaggTTTGATGGTGGTAAATCTAAAGTGAAGAAGGGTTAGAGGGAAGTAGCTAATTTGAAGTGTTTGGTGAACTACAATAGTACAATGAGAAGGGTTTAAAATAGGGGTTTTCTTGGCTGATTttaggtttattttattttatttttattttttcttcttttgtttttgcttttcgttttcctttttctttttgaggTTTTAGT
It encodes the following:
- the LOC131152346 gene encoding uncharacterized protein LOC131152346 isoform X1, with product MQESLHFSISNAFPSLPKPHYPFPHLHFHPLSRPRILHFPISSSTKTSISLPPSIPKTAPEIIPSNHPPPSLSTSPNSEFQEKMLYLESIGIDIFRLVAEHPPIVSASLVDIKSTVDFMTSMDFTAVEFRRIVGMCPEVLNCKASDIVPVFTFLLREARVEGSNVRRVINRRPRLLICSVERRLRPTLYFLQSIGISECSNSFIGSFGDDMQNQCCIVMFAFHKPFLFGHFERHLEVLTLFSIVEIGFTIVL
- the LOC131152346 gene encoding transcription termination factor MTEF1, chloroplastic-like isoform X4 — encoded protein: MQESLHFSISNAFPSLPKPHYPFPHLHFHPLSRPRILHFPISSSTKTSISLPPSIPKTAPEIIPSNHPPPSLSTSPNSEFQEKMLYLESIGIDIFRLVAEHPPIVSASLVDIKSTVDFMTSMDFTAVEFRRIVGMCPEVLNCKASDIVPVFTFLLREARVEGSNVRRVINRRPRLLICSVERRLRPTLYFLQSIGISEQLFHWQFW
- the LOC131152346 gene encoding transcription termination factor MTEF1, chloroplastic-like isoform X3 — encoded protein: MQESLHFSISNAFPSLPKPHYPFPHLHFHPLSRPRILHFPISSSTKTSISLPPSIPKTAPEIIPSNHPPPSLSTSPNSEFQEKMLYLESIGIDIFRLVAEHPPIVSASLVDIKSTVDFMTSMDFTAVEFRRIVGMCPEVLNCKASDIVPVFTFLLREARVEGSNVRRVINRRPRLLICSVERRLRPTLYFLQSIGISEEIWLSKNGYLVGITFQSLKKSKRSVRESA
- the LOC131152346 gene encoding uncharacterized protein LOC131152346 isoform X2, yielding MQESLHFSISNAFPSLPKPHYPFPHLHFHPLSRPRILHFPISSSTKTSISLPPSIPKTAPEIIPSNHPPPSLSTSPNSEFQEKMLYLESIGIDIFRLVAEHPPIVSASLVDIKSTVDFMTSMDFTAVEFRRIVGMCPEVLNCKASDIVPVFTFLLREARVEGSNVRRVINRRPRLLICSVERRLRPTLYFLQSIGISECSNSFIGSFGDDMQNQCCIAVRHVPSLAGLTQNSWSCFLLV